From Thermovenabulum gondwanense:
TCAATATTGAACCGGAAACGGTGGCAAGGTTATCGGAAGTTAAAAACATAGTTGCTCTTAAAGATGCCGGAGGAAACCTGGATAAAACAAGCCTTACTAAAATACTCGCTCCAAAGATAGATATTTATAGCGGAGACGACAGCATGACACTGCCGATGCTTTCCATAGGTGCAAAAGGGGTCGTGAGCGTAGCTTCTCATATTGCGGGTAAAGAGATAAAGGAAATGATTGAAAGCTTCGAAAGAGGAGAACTGAAAAAAGCCTTAGACTTACACTTAAAGCTTTTTGATTTATTCAAAACATTATTTATTATCACAAATCCCATTCCCGTAAAGGAAGCACTGAACCAAATGGGAATAAAGGTAGGAGGATTAAGGCCGCCTCTTTGTGAAGCCGACGAGAAAACTAAAAGGGCAGTAAGCGAATGCTTAAAGGCATTGAATAAAATATAAAATAACCCCTGTGAGGGGGTTTTTATTTTTGGGTTAAGAAAATGTCATACGCTAAAAATTTTATCTATATCTTCCTTTTCAAAACGGTAAGATTTCCTGCAGTAATTGCATATAAGTTCTACCGTTCCCTGGGATCTTAATATGTCATCCACCTCATTTTTACCGAGGCTTAAAAGAATCCTTTCGATTTTTTCTTTTGAACAGCTGCAATGGTAATTCAGCACATGTTTTGCTGTAAAGGTTATTTCAAAATCCTTCAGCAAATTCTTCAATATGTCTTCGGGTGAAAGCTTATCTTCTATCAATTGAGTTACCGGTTTTGTGCTTTTTAGCTGTTCCTCTATAGAGGCTACGGCTTTTTCCTCTGCCCGGGGCAAAAGCTGAATAATAAATCCTCCAGAAGCTTTTATACTACCGTCGGTATCCACCAGAACACCCAGTGCAACGCTGGAGGGTATTTGTTCGGATTTGTCAAAATAATAGGTCAGGTCTTCCGCAATTTCCCCTGAAACTAAGGGTACCTGCCCCACATAGGGTTCTTTTAATCCTAAGTCCTTTACGACGGTCAGGGTGCCCGTGCTACCTACTATTCCCGCCACATCAAGTTTGCCTTTTTGATTTAACGGAATATTGGCACCGGGGTTTCCTATAAATCCCTTCACATTGCCTTTAGAATCGGCATGGGCTACGATTATTCCCGCACTGCCCCCTCCATCAACCCGGAGGGTCACCGTGTCCTTTTCACCCTTCAGCATAAGACCCATCAATGCTGATGCGGTAAGAAGGCGACCAAAGGCTGCGGAGGCGGTGGGAAGGGTATCGTGGATAAGCCTTGCTTTTTCGACCAGGTTTGTTGTACGTCCGCAGAAAGCAAGGATGCCAGCTTTTTCATCTATGGCTCTTACAACGTAATCCATATTCCATCCTCCTTTGATGTAGCACATAAAATTATTTTGTAACAAAATACAAATAAAATCAACAAAAAAGCACCGGTAAATTTACCCGTGTTTAAAATTTCTTTCACTCAATTTCATCCGTGTTTTCCCACCTCTTCTATAACCGCTCTAATGTTTTCTAACTTCAAAAAAAATCCATGATTTTATGCCTTCTTCATAATATTTTTAAATGGCGTTGGTCATAATTGCAAGGATGATTATACCAATAAATAAAATTAAGATATAATATTATAAGGGTATAAAAAAGAGTGTAAGCGGGAGGAAAAATAATGGAACAAAAAAAGGGCAGGCTGTTTTTATGCCCTACCCCCATAGGAAACCTGGAAGATATCACCTTAAGGGTTTTAAAGATATTAAAAGAGGTGGAAGTTATAGCAGCTGAAGACACCCGGGTTACAAGAAAGCTGATGAACCATTACGGCATAAAAAAGCCCTTGATTTCCTACCACGAACACAATAAAACTAAAAAAGGTGAAGAAATAATAAAATTACTGCTGGAAGGCCGGGATGTAGCTCTGGTTTCGGACGCGGGGACACCGGGTATTTCCGACCCGGGAGAGGAGCTTGTTAAAGCAGCTATAGGAGAAAATATAAAAGTTGTTCCTCTACCCGGTCCATCAGCCTTTGTTACGGCATTAATAGCTTCGGGCTTTTCTACCAGAAGATTTGCTTTTGAAGGTTTTCTTCCTAAAAAAGATAAAGAGAGGGAAAAAATACTTAACAATCTTTTAAATGAAAATAGAACCGTAATTTTTTACGAGTCGCCTCACAGGATAGTTAAATTTTTGGAAGAACTTAAAGAAAAAATGGGAAATCGGAGGGTTGTCATTGCCAGGGAGCTGACCAAAATCCATGAGGAGTTTTTCCGGGGGACGGTAGAAGAAGCTCTATTAAAATTTAATGCGGAAGAACCGAGGGGAGAATTTGTCATTATTATCGAAGGGGTTTCAAAAGAAGAGACAGACGATATTTCTCTTGAAAATGTGAAGGAAAAGGCACTGGAAAAGGTAAGGGAATATTTAAAAGGCGGGATGACAAAGAGCCAGGCGGTAAAAAAGGTTTCGAAAGAGCTTAATATATCGAAAAACGAGCTTTACAGCGATATCCACAAGGGGATAACTTAAAAATTAAAAAGGCAGGTAGTTTTCCTTCCTGCCAGAATTTTTCTTAAGGGTTAGTGATTTCGCTTATACATTTTTTGCAAATATTTTTTCCCTTGAAATTTACCACTTCTTCAGCGTCAGCGTTTCCGCAAAAGATGCAGCCGGGTTCATATTTTCTTAAAATTATTTTGTCGCCATCCACATATATTTCAAGAGGGTCTTTTTCGGAAATGTTTAATACCCTCCTCAATTCTATAGGGATGACTACTCTTCCCAGCTCGTCAACTTTTCGGACGACCCCCGTCGATTTCACAAATTTCGCCCCCTTTCGACAAATTTTTCTTAACAAGAAGATACCATTTATGTAAAAAAAAGTCAATATTTGTTTATTTTTACACAAGGTTTAAGGCAGTTTAGAAAGGATGACACCATGGAAAGGATAAGCGAGGATTTTAAGGAAAAAATCAAAAAAACCGCCGAAATGCTGAAAAACAGGGGATTAAAAAAGCCCGGTGGGGAAGCTGTTAGAAAGCTCATAAAAGATAATCATGTGGGAGAATTTTTAAAGGCAGAAAGGCTTGGGGAAAAGGATTTGGACAAAATTAAATTGGAAGGCGGGATAGCCGGAGTTGATGGCTCAATAAATAGTATCGGGGGTGTTTATCCTTATATAATTTTTATAAAAAGGGCTCTCGGCATTTCTTCTGAGAAAAGCCGGGAGGAAATTGAGCTTTCGGAAGTGGATTCCCCTTTGCTTATGGAGGAACAAATTAAAGAAGAAGATTACAGGGCATTGCAGAAAAAACGGCTTGCCGAGCTGGAAGCGGAGGCGGCAAGGCAGGTTTTAACAAAGTTTCGCCCGAAGGTGCTTTTTTTGGATGGGTCCTTAGTCAGGTTTAAAATCGAAGCAAAAAGTTGTTTTGATCAAATAAAGGATATAGCGTTAAAAAACGATGTCGTAATAGCAGGGCTGGTAGAGGGTATTTCAACCTCTGTAATCAGCGGATCTATTAATAAGGGGCTTCCTCTGGAATTCAGGTATGCTGCGGACTGGGAAATATTAATGGGAGCGATGGATGAGGGTGAATACTTAGAAATAAAATCCGGACTTTTTAAAGAAGGTTTCAGGACGCTTTTTATGAGGAGCTCTAATGATCCAAAACCGATAGGAGTGGATATTCTGGAAGAACAAAAGGATTATACCCGCTTTATAGCCAACCTTGTTTACACTTTGACTCCCGAAAACGGCAGAGGAATCCCCCTCTGGATGGATATCGTGGATAAAAAGGTAAAAATTACCGATTCTTTTATGGAGGCTGTGATTAATGGTTTTTTAGGAGAGGATTTTCTTGAAATCATTACACCTAAGAGGGAAAAGAGAAATCCTTAGTTAAGAAGGGAGAAGGAAAAAATGAACGTGGTGGGTCTTACAACCTCCCATGAGGTTTATATAGCTTCAAAGGAGCGAAAGTTCAGAATAAATGAATTAATACTTATTGAGGATCCCAATCAAGGCCCGGTAATAGGTGAGGTATCGGAAACCTTTTCTTATAACAGGTACATCCCTTTTTCTTTGAATCACGATTTTTTTGATGTTAAGGTAGTGGAATCCTTAAAAAGGCTGGGTTACAGCATAGATGAAGAAGAAATAAATGTGGCAAAGGTTAAGTTAATGACCGAAACCACTTATCCCATTGTAACAGGCTCTAAGGCAAGGATACCCGACTTTCTTGAGGTTAAAGATATACTTGTAAGGGGAAGTAAGGAGGATGGCCTTGTCATAGGCGAAATAAAACATACCGAGGAAACAGCACAAACAATGGAAGAAGAGTTAAAGGGACTATTTTATATATTGAACAAAGGAAAAACTGAAAAAACAAAAAGCGTGCCTTTTATATTAGACCTCAGGTCCTTTCAGCAATATCCCCATATCGGCATTTTCGGGGGTTCCGGCTCGGGAAAATCCTTTGGTATGAGGGTAATAATGGAAGAATTGATGAAAAAAGGAATCCCTTCTATCATACTGGATCCCCATTACGAAATGGATTTTTCCACCTCTTCAGATATCGGGGAAAGGCCGGATTTTAGCGATTGCTACCAGAAATTCCAGATCGGTGAGGACATTGGTGTAGAATTTTCGGCATTGACCACAAGAGACCTCCTGGATCTTTTATCCGCCGTTAAACCTTTGACGGAGGCGATGTCCAGTGCTATAGAAATCCTCTTTAAAAGGGGAGATAGCTACGCCAGTTTTTCCTCAAGGGTTGAAGATCTATGCGAAGCTTTAGAGATGGGCAAGGCAAAGCTGGATAAAATGCTCGCATTGGAAGGAATAAAAGAAATCGAAAAAGAAAAATACAGGCGCTTAAGGGAGCTGGTAGAAGAGTATTCCAATATTCCCCTTCCCTCCGTTCAGGGTATTTCCTGGAGGTTGAAAAGACTTTATTACTCGGGGATTTTCAGCCATGATATAAACCCGGTAATAAGAGCGTTAAAGTCTGGTAAACTTTCGGTAATACAGGGACCCATTTGGCTTTTACAGGTGTTTGCAACTTACATTCTTTCAAGTTTGTACAGAAAAAGAAGGGATTACAAGGATGGAGAACTAAGAGGAGAAAAAAACTTTGAATATTTTCCGCCCTTTGTCGTCGCCACGGATGAAGCCCATAATTTTGCCCCCAAAGGTTATGATGCCCCCAGCAAGGGCATAATAAAAGAAATAGCGCAGGAAGGGAGAAAATACGGGGTATTCCTGGTATTAGCCACACAAAGGCCTACCCTTTTAGATGAAACCGTTACCGCTCAGCTAAATACCAAAATAATATTCAGGACGGTAAGGGGCAATGACATAAGCACCTTGATGGAGGAGACGGATT
This genomic window contains:
- the dapA gene encoding 4-hydroxy-tetrahydrodipicolinate synthase, with the translated sequence MDFGKVITAAVTPFDDELKVDYDAFQKLIDYLIENGSDSIVVSGTTGESPTLTDEEKLKLYRAAVEVSGQRAKIIAGTGSNNTEKSIELSIKAQELGVDGLLLVAPYYNKPTQEGLYRHFKMIAESVKIPCMLYNVPGRTSVNIEPETVARLSEVKNIVALKDAGGNLDKTSLTKILAPKIDIYSGDDSMTLPMLSIGAKGVVSVASHIAGKEIKEMIESFERGELKKALDLHLKLFDLFKTLFIITNPIPVKEALNQMGIKVGGLRPPLCEADEKTKRAVSECLKALNKI
- the hslO gene encoding Hsp33 family molecular chaperone HslO, whose amino-acid sequence is MDYVVRAIDEKAGILAFCGRTTNLVEKARLIHDTLPTASAAFGRLLTASALMGLMLKGEKDTVTLRVDGGGSAGIIVAHADSKGNVKGFIGNPGANIPLNQKGKLDVAGIVGSTGTLTVVKDLGLKEPYVGQVPLVSGEIAEDLTYYFDKSEQIPSSVALGVLVDTDGSIKASGGFIIQLLPRAEEKAVASIEEQLKSTKPVTQLIEDKLSPEDILKNLLKDFEITFTAKHVLNYHCSCSKEKIERILLSLGKNEVDDILRSQGTVELICNYCRKSYRFEKEDIDKIFSV
- the rsmI gene encoding 16S rRNA (cytidine(1402)-2'-O)-methyltransferase, which translates into the protein MEQKKGRLFLCPTPIGNLEDITLRVLKILKEVEVIAAEDTRVTRKLMNHYGIKKPLISYHEHNKTKKGEEIIKLLLEGRDVALVSDAGTPGISDPGEELVKAAIGENIKVVPLPGPSAFVTALIASGFSTRRFAFEGFLPKKDKEREKILNNLLNENRTVIFYESPHRIVKFLEELKEKMGNRRVVIARELTKIHEEFFRGTVEEALLKFNAEEPRGEFVIIIEGVSKEETDDISLENVKEKALEKVREYLKGGMTKSQAVKKVSKELNISKNELYSDIHKGIT
- a CDS encoding AbrB/MazE/SpoVT family DNA-binding domain-containing protein, whose product is MKSTGVVRKVDELGRVVIPIELRRVLNISEKDPLEIYVDGDKIILRKYEPGCIFCGNADAEEVVNFKGKNICKKCISEITNP
- a CDS encoding DNA double-strand break repair nuclease NurA; protein product: MERISEDFKEKIKKTAEMLKNRGLKKPGGEAVRKLIKDNHVGEFLKAERLGEKDLDKIKLEGGIAGVDGSINSIGGVYPYIIFIKRALGISSEKSREEIELSEVDSPLLMEEQIKEEDYRALQKKRLAELEAEAARQVLTKFRPKVLFLDGSLVRFKIEAKSCFDQIKDIALKNDVVIAGLVEGISTSVISGSINKGLPLEFRYAADWEILMGAMDEGEYLEIKSGLFKEGFRTLFMRSSNDPKPIGVDILEEQKDYTRFIANLVYTLTPENGRGIPLWMDIVDKKVKITDSFMEAVINGFLGEDFLEIITPKREKRNP
- a CDS encoding ATP-binding protein, producing MNVVGLTTSHEVYIASKERKFRINELILIEDPNQGPVIGEVSETFSYNRYIPFSLNHDFFDVKVVESLKRLGYSIDEEEINVAKVKLMTETTYPIVTGSKARIPDFLEVKDILVRGSKEDGLVIGEIKHTEETAQTMEEELKGLFYILNKGKTEKTKSVPFILDLRSFQQYPHIGIFGGSGSGKSFGMRVIMEELMKKGIPSIILDPHYEMDFSTSSDIGERPDFSDCYQKFQIGEDIGVEFSALTTRDLLDLLSAVKPLTEAMSSAIEILFKRGDSYASFSSRVEDLCEALEMGKAKLDKMLALEGIKEIEKEKYRRLRELVEEYSNIPLPSVQGISWRLKRLYYSGIFSHDINPVIRALKSGKLSVIQGPIWLLQVFATYILSSLYRKRRDYKDGELRGEKNFEYFPPFVVATDEAHNFAPKGYDAPSKGIIKEIAQEGRKYGVFLVLATQRPTLLDETVTAQLNTKIIFRTVRGNDISTLMEETDLSSEEAKRLPYLPSGDAFVSTPLFGRTIAIRVRYPYSMSPHLKNPFDELIEKNTQELEEYYELIKKELPIYESNLLRVAKNISSQNSKVVMEVNALKNLLEEMVKKGKIKKEISPLGCFYTEA